One stretch of Streptomyces peucetius DNA includes these proteins:
- a CDS encoding acyl-CoA dehydrogenase family protein: MDLAYTDAEKEYRARLRDWLAAALPGLPPQPPPDDWPARRAYDTAWQRALYDAGYGNVHWDASPTLRLIFLEETERAGAPYVGANFVGLLHAGPTIAAEGTPEQRERWLGPILRGDEIWCQGFSEPDAGSDLASLRTKAVRDGDAYVVTGSKIWTSHAEVADWCELLVRTDPAAPRHRGITWLAMPMDAPGITVRPLRTLAGSAEFAELFLDEVRVPADCRVGEENDGWRVTMVTLSFERGTAFAGEVVACRRTLAEVAAEARANGSWDDPVLRRGLGRLHAEFAALWRLVQWNVSEAAATGSVPGTGGSVFKLRYSHARQELYDAAAEVLGPDAFDLSRPWTVQRLSSLSYTIAAGTSQIQRNIVAERILGLPKGR, encoded by the coding sequence GTGGACCTGGCGTACACCGACGCCGAAAAGGAGTACCGTGCCCGGCTCCGCGACTGGCTGGCCGCCGCCCTGCCCGGCCTGCCCCCGCAGCCGCCGCCCGACGACTGGCCGGCGCGGCGGGCGTACGACACCGCCTGGCAGCGCGCGCTGTACGACGCGGGCTACGGGAACGTGCACTGGGACGCCTCCCCGACCCTGCGGCTGATCTTCCTCGAGGAGACGGAGAGGGCCGGAGCGCCGTACGTGGGCGCCAACTTCGTCGGACTGCTGCACGCCGGGCCGACCATCGCCGCGGAGGGCACCCCCGAGCAGCGGGAACGCTGGCTCGGGCCGATCCTGCGCGGTGACGAGATCTGGTGCCAGGGCTTCAGCGAACCGGACGCCGGCTCCGACCTCGCCTCGCTGCGCACCAAGGCGGTCCGCGACGGCGACGCGTACGTCGTGACCGGCTCCAAGATCTGGACCTCGCACGCCGAGGTCGCCGACTGGTGCGAACTGCTCGTCCGCACCGACCCCGCCGCCCCCCGGCACCGCGGCATCACCTGGCTCGCGATGCCCATGGACGCGCCCGGCATCACCGTACGGCCGCTGCGCACCCTTGCAGGGTCCGCCGAGTTCGCCGAGCTGTTCCTCGACGAGGTGCGGGTGCCCGCCGACTGCCGGGTCGGGGAGGAGAACGACGGCTGGCGCGTCACCATGGTCACGCTCTCCTTCGAACGCGGCACCGCCTTCGCCGGTGAGGTCGTCGCCTGCCGCCGCACGCTCGCCGAGGTGGCCGCCGAGGCACGGGCCAACGGCAGCTGGGACGATCCGGTACTCCGCCGCGGACTCGGCCGGCTGCACGCGGAGTTCGCGGCGCTGTGGCGGCTCGTCCAGTGGAACGTCAGCGAGGCCGCCGCGACCGGCAGCGTCCCCGGCACCGGCGGGTCCGTCTTCAAGCTCCGTTACTCGCACGCCCGTCAGGAGCTGTACGACGCGGCCGCCGAGGTCCTCGGACCCGACGCGTTCGACCTGTCACGGCCGTGGACCGTGCAGCGGCTGTCGTCGCTCTCGTACACGATCGCCGCCGGCACCTCGCAGATCCAGCGGAACATCGTCGCCGAGCGCATTCTCGGCCTGCCCAAGGGACGCTGA
- a CDS encoding amidohydrolase family protein, with product MERELPRIVSVDDHVIEPAHLFETWLPAKYRDRGPKPVTAGIGELAYVGGKYRITMDPDGPPTDWWIYEDLRFPYKRNIAAVGFDRDDMTLEGITRAEMRPGCWDPVERLKDMDLNHVEASLCFPTFPRFCGQTFAEAHDKEVALACVRAYNDWMVEEWCGDSGGRLVPLCIVPLWDIGLAVAEIRRNAARGVRAVTFSEIPTHLGLPSIHSGHWDPFFAVCQETGTVVNMHIGSSSQMPAASPDAPPAVQAALSFNNAMASMTDFLFSGVLVRFPRLTLAYSEGQMGWIPYALERADDVWEEHRAWGGVRDLIPEPPSTYYYRQIFCCFFRDKHGVASLDTVGRDNATFETDYPHVDSTFPHTKEVALDHVKDLDDETVYKLMRGNAIRMLGLDLDS from the coding sequence ATGGAAAGGGAACTGCCCCGGATCGTCAGCGTCGACGACCACGTCATCGAACCGGCGCACCTCTTCGAGACCTGGCTCCCCGCCAAGTACCGCGACCGCGGACCGAAACCGGTGACCGCCGGCATCGGCGAGCTCGCCTACGTCGGCGGCAAGTACCGGATCACCATGGACCCCGACGGGCCGCCCACCGACTGGTGGATCTACGAGGACCTGAGGTTCCCGTACAAACGCAACATCGCCGCCGTCGGCTTCGACCGCGACGACATGACCCTCGAGGGCATCACCCGGGCCGAGATGCGTCCCGGCTGCTGGGACCCGGTGGAACGCCTCAAGGACATGGACCTGAACCACGTCGAGGCGTCGCTGTGCTTCCCGACCTTCCCGCGCTTCTGCGGCCAGACCTTCGCGGAGGCCCACGACAAGGAGGTCGCGCTCGCCTGTGTCCGCGCCTACAACGACTGGATGGTCGAGGAGTGGTGCGGCGACAGCGGCGGGCGGCTCGTCCCGCTGTGCATCGTCCCGCTGTGGGACATCGGCCTCGCGGTCGCCGAGATCCGCAGGAACGCCGCGCGGGGCGTGCGTGCCGTCACTTTCTCCGAGATCCCCACCCACCTCGGGCTGCCCTCGATCCACTCCGGCCACTGGGACCCGTTCTTCGCCGTGTGCCAGGAGACCGGCACGGTCGTCAACATGCACATCGGGTCCAGCTCCCAGATGCCCGCCGCCTCCCCGGACGCGCCGCCCGCCGTGCAGGCCGCGCTGTCGTTCAACAACGCCATGGCCTCGATGACGGACTTCCTCTTCAGCGGTGTCCTCGTCCGCTTCCCCCGCCTCACCCTCGCCTACAGCGAGGGCCAGATGGGCTGGATCCCGTACGCCCTGGAGCGCGCCGACGACGTGTGGGAGGAGCACCGGGCCTGGGGCGGGGTGCGCGACCTGATCCCCGAACCGCCCTCCACCTACTACTACCGGCAGATCTTCTGCTGCTTCTTCCGCGACAAGCACGGCGTCGCCTCCCTCGACACCGTCGGCCGCGACAACGCCACCTTCGAGACCGACTACCCGCACGTCGACTCGACCTTCCCGCACACCAAGGAGGTCGCCCTCGACCATGTGAAGGACCTCGACGACGAGACCGTGTACAAGCTGATGCGCGGCAACGCGATCCGCATGCTCGGCCTGGACCTGGACTCGTAG
- a CDS encoding acyl-CoA dehydrogenase family protein, which yields MDFRLTDDQRALRSGARELLDGRFAREALRAAVDRDGRVDRKLWRELGGAGFFALRLPESEGGAGLGLPEAVLLFEEAGRALLPGPLVATHLAAGTVPGAADGTAVVTCANQLAHLVQHFDDADAVVALGAGALEAVELREAAAVRSLDPLTPLHRLPHPPPPAAPGPLPAAAVLLTAAEQLGSAARSTEEAVRHAKHRVQFGQSVGGFQAVKHLCAEMLVRTEVARAAVYAAAAVGPDLTEAAGAKLAADEAAVRNAGDCLQVLGGMGFTWEADVHLHLKRALLRARMWVTTSQAEEMHAEALAAAL from the coding sequence ATGGACTTCCGGCTCACCGACGACCAGCGGGCGCTGCGCAGCGGCGCGCGCGAGCTGCTCGACGGCCGCTTCGCGCGCGAGGCGCTGCGGGCCGCCGTCGACCGTGACGGCAGGGTGGACCGGAAACTTTGGCGCGAGCTGGGCGGGGCGGGGTTCTTCGCGCTGCGGCTGCCGGAGAGCGAGGGCGGCGCCGGGCTGGGGCTGCCGGAGGCGGTGCTGCTCTTCGAGGAGGCGGGCCGGGCGCTGCTGCCGGGTCCGCTGGTGGCGACACATCTCGCGGCGGGGACGGTGCCCGGGGCGGCGGACGGCACGGCGGTCGTCACCTGCGCGAACCAACTAGCCCACCTCGTACAGCATTTCGACGACGCGGACGCCGTGGTCGCGCTCGGGGCAGGCGCTTTGGAGGCTGTGGAGCTACGGGAGGCGGCCGCCGTACGGTCCCTCGACCCGCTCACGCCCCTGCACCGGCTCCCGCACCCGCCGCCGCCCGCCGCGCCCGGCCCGCTGCCGGCCGCCGCGGTGCTCCTCACCGCCGCCGAGCAGCTCGGCAGCGCGGCCCGCAGCACGGAGGAGGCGGTGCGCCACGCGAAGCACCGGGTCCAGTTCGGGCAGAGCGTCGGCGGCTTCCAGGCGGTCAAACACCTGTGCGCCGAGATGCTGGTGCGTACGGAGGTCGCCCGCGCCGCCGTCTATGCGGCGGCGGCCGTCGGCCCGGACCTGACGGAGGCCGCGGGGGCCAAGCTGGCGGCCGACGAGGCGGCGGTGCGCAATGCGGGGGACTGCCTTCAGGTGCTCGGCGGCATGGGCTTCACCTGGGAGGCGGACGTCCATCTCCACCTCAA